A stretch of DNA from Anaerobacillus isosaccharinicus:
TTAAATATTTAGCCAAAGAAGAAATCCCTTTTACGAGAGCGCATGTCATTCGTGGGGCAGAAACGTTGCAAAATGTTGGCATGGTAAATGAAAAAGGACTGTCAATTATAAAACTTCTTGTGGAGAGAAACTTGCCAATTACCCCTGCTACCTTTTCGGCGATGAATAGTGTTATAACGGGTCAAGGTCTAGTAAATCAACTTCAAGAATTATCTACATTGATCCAGCCACTTCAAGGGAAAGAGCCATTGCTACAACAATTTCAACAACTTCTTCAAAGTATATTAAATGAAGCCAATGTGAAGGTAGATAGACATCAAATACTAGATACGTTAAAAACGTTTTTAACCGAAAATGCAACAGATACACAGCAACGGCAGTCACAAGTAGAGCTTCAAAAACTAGGAGTTATTGATAAGCAATCGCCTGAGCAGCTATTAGCAAATGTTAAAGTAGAAGTAACAAGAACACCAGCAGATCAATTAAAACAAATTTGGCCAACCTTGACAAAAGCAGAAGTTCAATTAAGTTTGAACAAAGGAGAAGTTGGAGAGCTCTTATCAAAAATAGTGTTAGAAAAGGGTGTAAATGGAGAGCGAACAATACAACAATTGTTAACTTTGTTTTCATCATCTATAGTAAAAAATAGTGAAAATCTAGTTTTTCCTCAATCAGAGGACTCACTTGGAAAACAGTTAGTTTCGCTCATAAATCGAATTGGATATCAACATGAACGGGATGCTCAACAGTTTTTGCAACAACGGAGTGAAAATAGTGAAACTTTTCTAATGCAACTAAAGGCGCTACTTGTTAAAACGCAGCAACAAGTGCAAATGCCTCCAAGCATACAAGACAAGGTGGAATCGATTTTAAATCGGATTACAGGTCAACAATTACTCTCAGTAAATCAAGAGGGTCCGATCACAAATCATGCGGTTATGGTGCCCCTGAAGTTACTAGGAGGGAACTCAGATTTAACGATACAATGGGAAGGGAAAAAAGAAAATGATGGGAAGTTAAACCCAGACCATTGTCGAATTTTATTTTATTTAAATCTTGCTAATTTAAAAGAAACAATTATTGATGTGCAAATCCAAAACCGAGTCGTTTCACTTCATGTTATAAATGAGCAACAAAAGCCTGCCCAATTAATAAATGCATTACAACCGTATTTAACTAGGGCGCTTAATGATTTGAATTATCAACTTACATCGGTTAAATGGACCAATCCAATCCAAAGTAGTAAAAGTCATTATCATAATGGGAGTATTACACCTGTGAACAAGTACTATCAATCGCAAAGGCCGTATCAAGGAGTTGATATTCGAATATGAAAGAAGAGCGAGAAAAGAAACAGGCTGTTGCCCTTTCATACCATACTGAAAATGATCGTGCGCCTAAAATAGTTGCAAAAGGAAAAGGGTATGTTGCAGATGAATTGATTAAAGAAGCTCTAAAACATAACGTTCCAATTCAAGAAGATGCCAGTCTTGTTGGGCTCCTAAGTCAACTCGAAATAAACGAAGCGATACCGGAGCAATTATATGATGTTGTAGCAGAGATTTTTGCTTTTGTTTACAGAATTGATAAAAATAGTTAAATTTATAAAACGCCATTCGTAAAAATCAATGGTTTTGGAGATGCTATAAGCATATCCATTTGATTAACGAAAGAGGTGTTTTTTTCTATGGACATAATTAACCTACAATATTATTTGCAGCACAGTTTTGCAAGGGAAGAAATTGCAGAAGAGTTTGGAGTGCAGCGTCCATTGACGGAAAAGGAAATCATCACATCGATGTGGAGTGGTAAAAAAGAGAAAAGAGAGGATGAGGGAAGTGAAAAAACAAAGAAAGTTCGATCCAAACCCAGAAACTCCTCTAGATAACTGGAGTGTCGAACTAGATCCAGCAATAATGTCGGGTGATCATTGGGCAGAGGAGGAAAACTCTCCTTTGGAACAATTGGATTTTTTCGATGATGGGCACTGTGAAGATGTAAGCGCCAAAAAAGAGCATCCTTATCACATGTTTACACATCCGACACTTAATGTAAGTTATGGAAATATAAAAAGAGATAACCCGAAAAGTGAATGATACTAATTGTAACAATCGTATAGAAATCATAATAATAAAGCAGGAGAAGTCTTCTGCTTTTTAATTGTTTCGAATAAAATGAAAGTTGGTATAGTGAACTATAGGCAAACAGAAAATTAAATTAAAAAAGCTCGAACCAAATTTAGTGCATGAGAAGAATTTCTAATGTATAATAAAATTGCAATACTATTTTATTAAAGTTTTCGTAACTTTTTTGCCGAAAATAGAGGTTTTAATAATAGTGTTGTCGAATATGATAAGTTGTGAGTAATCATGACAGATTAGTTTGAATATTGCTAATTCTCAAACTGAGCGGTTAGTCGATATTGAAACCACATTAAGCATTGCATTTGATAGGAGGATGGACGATGAATATCCACGAGTATCAAGGTAAAGAGATCCTGCGTAAGTACGGTGTTAACGTACCAAACGGGAAAGTTGCATTTACGGTTGATGAGGCTGTTGAAGCGGCTAGAGAGCTAGGTTCGAATGTAACGGTTGTAAAAGCCCAAATCCATGCAGGTGGAAGAGGAAAAGCAGGTGGCGTTAAAGTAGCTAAAAGTATTGATGAAGTTCGTACATATGCTAGCGAAATTTTAGGTAAAACATTAGTTACTCACCAAACAGGTCCTGAAGGTAAAGAAGTTAAGCGTTTACTTATTGAAGAAGGGTGTGATATTCAAAAAGAATATTACATCGGTTTAGTATTAGACCGGGCTACTTCTCGTGTAGTAATGATGGCTTCTGAAGAAGGTGGAACTGAAATTGAAGAAGTAGCTGAACAAACTCCTGAGAAAATTTTTAAAGAAGTCGTTGATCCAGTAGTAGGATTACAAGGCTTCCAAGCTCGGAGATTAGCTTTTAATATAAATATCCCAAAAGAACTAGTTAATCAAGCTG
This window harbors:
- a CDS encoding EscU/YscU/HrcU family type III secretion system export apparatus switch protein, with translation MKEEREKKQAVALSYHTENDRAPKIVAKGKGYVADELIKEALKHNVPIQEDASLVGLLSQLEINEAIPEQLYDVVAEIFAFVYRIDKNS
- a CDS encoding DUF3905 domain-containing protein; this encodes MKKQRKFDPNPETPLDNWSVELDPAIMSGDHWAEEENSPLEQLDFFDDGHCEDVSAKKEHPYHMFTHPTLNVSYGNIKRDNPKSE